GGCTCGCTTCTGGATACTGGCGCTTGATGAGGAGCGTATTCCGGTAGGAGTAATCGTGGAAGCGACTCTGGACGTCGAGCCACTCCTGGAACTCTTCGCTGGCCTGCGCGTCGTCGACGCCGGCGACGAGTTCGTCGATCCACTGTTCGATAGTGCTGTTCATCTCGTCGGATCGCGTGTCGGTCTGATCGAAGGAGACCGACGAGTCACTGGTCGTGGCCATTGTGTTCACCGAATCGAGTTCACGGCGACTGCGTCTGTTCAGACCGCGCCGCACCCCTCAGGGGCGTTCAAAAAACCGCTCTGTCGGTCAGCGGAGTTCGTGGCGTTCGTCAGCGAAGCCGACCGTAACGAGGTACTCGAGGAACTCGTCGAACCGCTCGACGTCACTGGGCGTGTCGGTCGCAAGATGACGTGTCCACTCGATGGCCCACTGGAAGGCGGGATCTGTCCCGCCCTTGCCGTGTAGATACCACCACCGGGCCGCTTTGAGAACCACTATAGGATTCGTCGGCGGCTGCTCACCGGCGAGCCCACGGGTGATGGATTCGATTTCGTTGGGCACGTCGGCGGAATCGACCTCTGCTGATTGCGTATTGTCGATATCGACCGGGATCTCGTCGATCGAGACGTTGTCGGGACTCTGTTGTTGACTCACTGGAAGTCACCTCTGAGAGCTTTCGAAGGAGCCCTCGCCCTCTCTGGGGGCACGAAAAACAGGTCGCGAAGTCACGCCGGCGGGAGGTAGACGCTCTGCTCGCCGGCAGATACCTTTGTGCTGAACGCGGGTCTTCGCTTGTTAGTCAACTACTGGTTGGACTGGCAGCCGTTCGAGTCGGCGATGGCACGGGATACAGAGAGTCAGCAGGTTACTCGGTACATCTGCATCGTCGACAGACCAATCTGGATCGTTGTAGAACCGCCGTCGTGGAATCCGGTGATGTACCGGGAGATCACGACCGAATTTCTCGCGGTGAGCTTCACGGCCCATACCGCAGCGCAGGCAGGACTCGTTGTCACGGGTGATGATCTCCTCACGAATCTGTGGCCAGTTCGAGCCAAACGGAACTATCTCAGTATCTGACTGACGGTAGTTTTCTAGATAGTCCGGGTCGGCCGCTTGAAGGGCCGTTCGCCACGTTCCGAATTCACGCTGATACGGATCGATGGTAAACTTCCCGTGTTCGTTCATTTCCGTTGTTGTCGGTGGGTGGCCCAGCTCATTCGCAACAGCCCGCAGTTCGGCTAATAACTCCTCCCGTGGAATTCGCCACCGCTCATTCGGCTCGAAGCCGGCAGCTCGGAGAGCTTCATTCCACGAACCGAATCGCTCCTGATAGACTGCTGCACTCCATTTCCCTTGGTTTCGCATTTCATCCTTCCGAGGGACATGGCCTAGCTCTTCGGCGAGACGGTTGAGTTCGGATATCAGATCCTCCTCGCTCACATCCCATACGGAGTGGACTTCCAACTCAGCCTGTCGAAGAGCACGATTCCAGGTTCCAAACGCTCGCTTGTACGAATTCGAGGTGTAGGGGCCACTCCGGTCCATTTCATCTGTTGTGGGCGGTCGACCCAGTTTCTCAGCGAACCCCTGTAAGGC
The sequence above is drawn from the Halobacterium sp. CBA1132 genome and encodes:
- a CDS encoding homing endonuclease associated repeat-containing protein, with translation MGKKLYSDGQLLNRLQKFASELGRPPSQNEMDDSGPHAAKTYGNRFGSWNNALEAAGLQTGTNEPNGRPPTPEEDLLADIQSVAEIVGETPSEREYSDLGEYSVKTYCKRFGGWNSALRAADFEPNVEMNLSEERLITALQGFAEKLGRPPTTDEMDRSGPYTSNSYKRAFGTWNRALRQAELEVHSVWDVSEEDLISELNRLAEELGHVPRKDEMRNQGKWSAAVYQERFGSWNEALRAAGFEPNERWRIPREELLAELRAVANELGHPPTTTEMNEHGKFTIDPYQREFGTWRTALQAADPDYLENYRQSDTEIVPFGSNWPQIREEIITRDNESCLRCGMGREAHREKFGRDLPVHHRIPRRRFYNDPDWSVDDADVPSNLLTLCIPCHRRLERLPVQPVVD